One genomic window of Solanum dulcamara chromosome 12, daSolDulc1.2, whole genome shotgun sequence includes the following:
- the LOC129877011 gene encoding cytochrome P450 98A2-like has protein sequence MAFPLVLSLSIFIIFLCYKLYHRLTAKLPPGPWPWPVVGNLFNITPVRFRCFSEWAQIYGPIFSFYLGSQLNVVVNNAELAKEVLKDNDQNLANRFRTKPLENVSKNGMDLIWADYGPHYVKVRKVCNLELFTSKRIEALRPIREDEVTVMVENIFKDCTKPGNISKTMMLRGYLGSVAFSNITRLTFGKRFIYSEGQVDEQGEEMKAIVKNGIRISGQPNLGEFVPWLRWVFKDDNEALEAQDRRLDKFTRIIMEEHTIARKKTGETKHHFVDALLSLQKEYDLSDDTIISLFWDMIAAGMDTIAITVEWAMAELVKNPRVQQKVQEELDRIIGSDRIVNETDISDLSYLQYVVKESLRMHPPTPLMLPHMAGNNAKVGGYNIPKGSIVHVNVWALGRDSKIWKEPLQFRPERFMEEDIDMKGHDYKLLPFGAGRRICPGMNLAVNLVTSMLAHLLHHFVWSLPSGVNVEDVDMMESPGTVTYMQTPLQVIPTPRLPLRLYTHVQ, from the exons ATGGCTTTTCCTTTAGTACTCTCCCTATCTATATTTATCATCTTTTTATGTTACAAACTTTACCACCGGCTCACGGCCAAGCTTCCGCCAGGACCTTGGCCGTGGCCGGTCGTTGGAAACCTCTTCAACATAACACCGGTGAGGTTTCGGTGTTTTTCCGAATGGGCCCAAATTTATGGAcccatattttctttttacctTGGATCACAGTTAAATGTGGTGGTGAATAATGCGGAACTTGCTAAAGAAGTTCTTAAAGATAATGATCAAAATTTGGCCAATAGGTTTAGAACAAAGCCTCTTGAAAATGTGAGTAAAAATGGGATGGATTTGATATGGGCTGATTATGGGCCTCATTATGTGAAAGTAAGAAAGGTTTGTAATCTTGAACTTTTTACTTCAAAAAGAATTGAAGCTCTTAGGCCCATTAGAGAAGATGAAGTTACTGTCATGGTTGAAAACATATTCAAGGACTGTACTAAGCCTG GCAATATTAGTAAAACTATGATGCTAAGGGGCTACTTGGGATCAGTAGCATTCAGCAACATAACAAGACTAACATTTGGGAAGAGATTTATATACTCAGAAGGTCAAGTTGATGAGCAAGGAGAAGAGATGAAAGCCATTGTAAAAAATGGGATTAGAATTTCAGGACAACCTAATTTGGGAGAATTTGTACCATGGCTACGTTGGGTATTCAAAGACGACAATGAGGCTCTTGAGGCACAAGATAGACGTTTGGATAAATTTACAAGAATTATAATGGAAGAACACACAATTGCTAGGAAAAAAACTGGGGAAACCAAACATCACTTTGTTGATGCTTTGCTTAGCCTTCAAAAGGAGTATGATCTTAGTGATGACACTATTATTAGTCTTTTTTGG GATATGATAGCAGCAGGAATGGACACAATAGCCATAACAGTTGAATGGGCTATGGCAGAACTAGTAAAGAATCCAAGAGTTCAACAAAAGGTTCAAGAAGAGCTAGATCGAATTATCGGATCAGACCGAATCGTAAACGAAACAGATATCTCTGATCTCTCCTATCTACAGTATGTTGTCAAAGAATCACTAAGGATGCACCCTCCAACTCCCCTAATGTTGCCACACATGGCTG GTAACAATGCCAAAGTGGGTGGTTACAACATTCCTAAAGGTTCAATCGTACATGTTAATGTTTGGGCCTTAGGTCGTGATTCAAAAATTTGGAAAGAGCCTTTGCAATTTAGGCCAGAAAGATTTATGGAAGAGGATATTGACATGAAGGGACATGACTATAAGTTATTACCATTTGGTGCTGGTAGACGTATATGTCCAGGAATGAACCTTGCAGTTAATTTGGTCACATCTATGTTAGCCCATTTGTTGCACCATTTTGTTTGGTCATTGCCTTCTGGTGTTAACGTTGAAGATGTGGATATGATGGAGAGTCCTGGCACAGTGACGTACATGCAAACTCCATTACAAGTTATTCCTACTCCTAGGTTACCTCTACGCTTGTACACACATGTTCAATGA